The following proteins come from a genomic window of Nautilia profundicola AmH:
- a CDS encoding menaquinone biosynthesis decarboxylase, whose amino-acid sequence MNLNDLQKHIKVIDEPLDINLEIPHLAYIEAKKENPKILMFTNPVENGRKFDMPVVMNIFANDEVVREIFGRDLDEIAEEIESLIKMKPPKTLSEKLKAFGKLFAIKNTIPKSVKSAECQYRVYQGDAAKLSNLPILKTWELDGGKFITMGQVYTKSLDGSIRNVGMYRLQVYDDKRLGLHWQIHKDSAHLFWEYKNAGKKMPVSVAIGGDPLWTWCATAPMPPGIFEVMLYGFVRRENPKLVKCISNDIEVPVDADIVIEGWCDPSEMEIEGMFGDHTGYYTLKKPFPVMHVEAITTKKDPVFYATVVGKPPLEDKYMGYATERIFLPLLKTTSPDLIDYAMPENGVFHNLILCKIAPRYPGHSMQVMHSLWGVGQMSFVKHAFFVGEDAPELRDYENITRYILNNLDPEKVLISKGVVDELDHSSVEELVGGKLGVDATAECKVKSVKCKVLSDKQLFEKIKALDESVEEIKQYMTDSKNPVCVIRFNKTKPAREIFDKLKELKEHLRVVVFINTSETYNPYMLVWRVTNNIDALRDVWIEEIIGIDGTNKSEIDGFNREWPPDVDTTPEIIEKLKKMNLIDGISEEKLKKFQVIE is encoded by the coding sequence ATGAATCTTAATGATTTGCAAAAACATATAAAAGTAATAGACGAACCACTTGATATTAATCTTGAAATACCGCATCTGGCTTATATAGAGGCAAAAAAGGAAAATCCTAAAATACTGATGTTTACAAATCCCGTAGAAAACGGCAGAAAATTCGATATGCCGGTTGTTATGAATATTTTTGCAAACGATGAGGTGGTAAGGGAGATATTCGGAAGAGACCTTGACGAAATAGCGGAGGAGATAGAATCCCTTATCAAAATGAAACCTCCTAAGACACTTAGTGAAAAACTAAAAGCGTTCGGAAAACTCTTTGCGATTAAAAATACAATTCCTAAAAGCGTTAAATCGGCAGAGTGTCAGTACAGAGTCTACCAGGGGGATGCCGCAAAACTTTCTAATTTACCGATACTTAAAACATGGGAGCTTGACGGCGGAAAGTTTATCACAATGGGGCAGGTTTATACCAAAAGCCTTGACGGAAGCATCAGAAACGTCGGAATGTACAGACTTCAGGTGTATGATGATAAACGCCTCGGACTTCACTGGCAGATACATAAAGACAGCGCGCATCTGTTTTGGGAGTATAAAAATGCAGGCAAAAAAATGCCCGTTTCAGTTGCAATAGGAGGGGATCCTCTTTGGACATGGTGTGCTACAGCCCCTATGCCTCCTGGGATATTTGAAGTAATGCTCTACGGGTTCGTAAGGCGCGAAAACCCTAAACTCGTTAAATGTATAAGTAACGATATTGAAGTGCCTGTTGATGCGGATATTGTGATTGAGGGATGGTGTGATCCGAGTGAAATGGAAATAGAAGGAATGTTTGGTGATCATACGGGGTATTATACACTTAAAAAACCTTTTCCGGTAATGCATGTAGAAGCAATAACAACCAAAAAAGACCCGGTATTTTACGCAACGGTAGTCGGCAAACCTCCTTTGGAAGACAAATATATGGGTTATGCCACTGAGAGGATATTTTTGCCTCTTCTTAAAACCACTTCACCGGATCTGATTGATTATGCAATGCCTGAAAACGGTGTGTTTCATAACCTGATTTTGTGTAAAATAGCTCCGAGATACCCGGGCCACAGTATGCAGGTGATGCACTCTTTGTGGGGTGTTGGGCAGATGAGCTTTGTAAAACACGCCTTTTTTGTAGGAGAGGACGCGCCTGAACTCAGAGATTATGAAAATATAACAAGATATATACTCAACAATCTCGACCCTGAAAAAGTGCTTATAAGCAAAGGTGTGGTTGACGAACTTGACCACTCAAGCGTTGAAGAGCTTGTAGGCGGAAAGCTCGGGGTGGACGCAACGGCTGAATGTAAAGTGAAAAGTGTAAAGTGTAAAGTTTTAAGTGATAAGCAGCTTTTTGAGAAAATAAAAGCGCTTGATGAGAGTGTCGAGGAGATTAAGCAGTATATGACGGATAGCAAAAATCCTGTATGTGTGATAAGGTTTAATAAAACAAAACCTGCAAGGGAAATTTTCGATAAGCTGAAAGAGCTCAAAGAACATTTAAGAGTTGTGGTGTTTATAAATACTTCCGAAACGTATAATCCTTATATGCTGGTATGGAGGGTGACAAACAACATTGATGCCCTAAGAGATGTGTGGATTGAGGAAATCATAGGAATAGATGGTACCAACAAAAGTGAAATTGACGGATTTAACCGTGAGTGGCCGCCTGATGTGGATACAACACCAGAAATTATTGAAAAACTTAAAAAAATGAATTTAATTGACGGGATTTCTGAAGAAAAATTAAAAAAATTTCAGGTAATTGAATAG
- the rgy gene encoding reverse gyrase encodes MLHIIYKNECPRCGGDISSVNLNKGMFCDECMKSKKKEWNLENCENLLNYEKYCIADKKVNEFNEFFKFKCGNELNSIQKMWAKRFFLDNSFALLASTGIGKTTFGLLLSAFVKNSYILFPTKLLVAQAAEKYKKWGIEFVAYMGKKSEKELIEKGEYDILITTTQFLYKNRSLIKRNFELIFVDDVDSILKSGKKIADILTLLGIDKNSIEKTYELIKNQKYSEIKSVSKKGNLIVSSATANPKSKKILLFKYLLGFEVSRPNFNLRNIEDLYDENYSWDHSVKWINELGRGGLLFLPGNETKDTLYEYIDFLNTKNIKAYSYEDFEKHLEEFKEGKCFFVGFASYKNPLARGIDLPEYIKYTLFVGVPKIEFNLKDENFRAFYFIMLSLLPYLVKNNLSQKEVSEIQNDLNYLKKYIYLSKINVNTQQKIADILIRFKNTVKKYEDIIKTAENISFDGEKFIIADVTGYIQASGRSSRFYKGHLTKGLSLLLVDNKKAFYSLKKKLKWFGEIEFKNVEDVDIKKVLTEIEKSRTENVKTEFKTSFVIVESPTKAKTISSFFGNPSKRIINNVAVYEVLSQDRVLIIAASIGHDFDLVKDEGVWGVKDLIPIFHVLENKDKILQTLNINANEVEEVYAATDPDREGEKIAFDLTMINKPYNMNIKRIEFHEITKQAFEEALSIPREIDLNLVKSQLFRRITDRWVGFKISLYLQRLLNNTHLSAGRVQTPVLKWICERTGLLKEKIYVVIIRFNNVSIDFEFDTKQEANEFFNSLKESVYIKKLSSNTEVMFEKPFNTPDLLKEASNKLRFSPQKTMQLAQELFEKGFITYHRTDSYRISDTGKAIAKTYILENFSKDYLKFRNFESKGAHEAIRATTSMDADELRSYMLERNILLSEEHLRLYDLIFRKFIASQMKEAKVLKEKFLILLKEKSFITEIVENGYNLIYPINIYIISEGENKIVKELRQKPKAAPYTYAEVIEEMRSKGIGRPSTYAIIIEKLLKRKYITDKNGYLFATKLGFRIIKEVYKSDFKDFVSEEFTAELENIMDKIEEGKTEYEKELKKLFSLLF; translated from the coding sequence ATGCTGCACATAATTTATAAAAATGAATGTCCAAGATGTGGTGGGGATATCTCTTCGGTTAATCTTAATAAGGGAATGTTTTGTGACGAATGTATGAAAAGCAAGAAAAAAGAGTGGAATTTAGAAAATTGTGAAAATTTATTAAATTATGAAAAATACTGCATTGCAGATAAAAAAGTAAACGAATTTAATGAGTTTTTTAAATTTAAATGCGGTAATGAACTTAATTCAATTCAAAAAATGTGGGCTAAACGGTTTTTTTTGGATAATTCTTTTGCTCTGTTGGCGTCTACGGGGATTGGCAAGACTACGTTCGGTTTGCTTTTAAGTGCGTTTGTAAAGAATTCATATATTTTATTTCCTACAAAACTTTTGGTGGCTCAAGCGGCGGAGAAATATAAAAAGTGGGGGATTGAATTCGTTGCATATATGGGCAAAAAAAGTGAAAAGGAACTGATTGAAAAAGGCGAATATGATATTTTAATAACCACAACGCAGTTTTTGTACAAAAACAGATCCTTAATAAAACGGAATTTTGAGTTAATATTTGTTGATGATGTGGATTCCATATTAAAAAGCGGCAAAAAAATAGCTGATATTTTGACGCTTTTAGGAATAGATAAAAACAGTATAGAAAAGACGTATGAATTAATTAAAAACCAAAAATATTCGGAAATAAAATCTGTGTCAAAAAAAGGAAATTTAATTGTTTCATCCGCTACGGCGAACCCGAAATCGAAAAAAATACTGCTTTTTAAATATCTTTTAGGCTTTGAGGTGAGCCGTCCTAATTTTAATTTAAGAAATATAGAGGATTTATATGATGAAAACTATTCATGGGATCACTCTGTTAAATGGATAAACGAACTCGGCAGAGGCGGTCTTTTGTTTTTACCGGGAAACGAAACGAAAGATACGCTTTATGAATATATAGATTTTTTAAATACAAAAAATATCAAAGCGTATTCATATGAAGATTTTGAAAAACATTTGGAAGAATTTAAAGAAGGAAAATGTTTTTTTGTCGGGTTTGCAAGCTATAAAAACCCTTTAGCCCGTGGCATTGATCTTCCGGAATATATTAAATATACACTTTTCGTGGGGGTCCCTAAAATTGAATTTAATTTAAAGGATGAAAATTTCAGGGCTTTTTATTTCATCATGCTAAGCCTCCTGCCGTATCTTGTAAAAAATAATTTATCTCAAAAGGAAGTAAGTGAAATACAAAATGATTTGAATTATTTAAAAAAATATATTTATCTCTCCAAAATCAACGTAAATACACAGCAAAAAATAGCGGATATACTGATAAGATTTAAAAATACCGTAAAAAAATATGAAGATATTATAAAAACGGCGGAAAATATTAGTTTTGACGGCGAAAAATTTATAATAGCCGATGTAACCGGTTATATTCAGGCAAGCGGGAGAAGCAGCAGGTTTTACAAAGGACATTTGACTAAGGGGCTTAGCTTGTTGCTTGTGGATAATAAAAAAGCGTTTTATTCATTAAAAAAGAAACTTAAATGGTTTGGTGAAATCGAGTTTAAAAATGTGGAGGATGTTGATATTAAAAAGGTTTTAACTGAGATTGAAAAAAGCAGAACGGAAAATGTTAAAACGGAGTTTAAGACAAGTTTTGTTATAGTCGAATCGCCTACCAAAGCCAAAACAATAAGTTCTTTTTTCGGTAACCCTTCTAAAAGGATCATCAATAATGTAGCGGTGTATGAGGTTTTGTCGCAAGACAGGGTTTTAATCATTGCGGCAAGTATCGGACACGATTTTGATTTGGTAAAAGACGAAGGGGTTTGGGGTGTAAAAGATCTGATTCCGATTTTTCATGTGCTCGAAAACAAAGATAAAATACTTCAAACGTTAAATATTAACGCAAATGAAGTCGAGGAGGTGTATGCGGCCACAGACCCCGATAGGGAAGGTGAAAAAATCGCTTTTGATTTAACGATGATCAATAAGCCTTATAATATGAATATTAAAAGAATAGAGTTTCATGAGATTACCAAACAGGCGTTTGAAGAAGCGCTAAGCATTCCAAGAGAAATTGATTTAAATCTTGTTAAATCTCAGCTTTTTAGAAGAATTACGGACAGATGGGTCGGGTTTAAAATTTCTTTGTATTTACAACGGCTTTTAAATAACACTCATCTTTCTGCCGGAAGGGTTCAGACACCTGTTTTAAAATGGATATGCGAAAGAACCGGGTTGTTAAAAGAAAAAATTTACGTCGTTATTATCAGGTTTAATAATGTTTCGATAGATTTTGAGTTTGATACTAAACAAGAAGCAAATGAGTTTTTTAATTCGTTGAAAGAGAGTGTTTATATTAAAAAATTATCATCAAACACCGAAGTAATGTTTGAAAAACCGTTTAATACACCTGATTTACTAAAAGAAGCCTCAAACAAACTAAGATTTTCTCCTCAAAAAACAATGCAGCTGGCACAGGAACTGTTTGAAAAAGGCTTTATAACGTATCACAGAACAGACTCTTACAGAATTTCCGATACCGGTAAAGCGATAGCAAAAACGTATATATTGGAAAATTTTTCAAAAGATTATTTAAAATTCAGAAATTTTGAAAGCAAAGGGGCTCATGAGGCGATAAGAGCTACAACTTCAATGGATGCCGATGAATTAAGAAGTTATATGCTCGAAAGGAATATTCTTCTTTCGGAAGAACATCTGAGACTTTATGATTTGATTTTCAGAAAATTTATTGCTTCTCAAATGAAAGAAGCTAAAGTACTGAAAGAGAAGTTTTTGATTTTATTAAAAGAGAAGAGTTTTATTACTGAAATTGTCGAAAACGGATATAACCTCATTTATCCGATCAATATTTACATTATAAGTGAGGGTGAGAATAAAATTGTTAAAGAATTAAGACAAAAACCGAAAGCCGCTCCTTATACATATGCTGAAGTAATTGAAGAAATGAGATCAAAAGGCATCGGCAGACCTTCAACTTATGCGATTATTATTGAAAAACTTTTGAAAAGAAAATATATTACAGACAAAAACGGATATCTATTTGCCACAAAATTGGGATTTAGAATAATAAAAGAAGTTTATAAAAGCGATTTTAAAGATTTTGTAAGTGAAGAGTTTACTGCTGAACTGGAAAATATCATGGATAAAATTGAAGAAGGGAAAACAGAATATGAAAAAGAACTTAAGAAGCTTTTTTCTTTACTCTTTTAA
- a CDS encoding Crp/Fnr family transcriptional regulator, whose translation MELSSLFLFRGLSPEEIKEIEKITIVKNLKKDEIVFYEKENPAYLHLLISGSARVYKVDNKGNELIIHKFFPVSLIAELANFENMPYPANCAMDEDGVILKIEFEKFKKFMKSGDVCFSIMSSLLKKMKFLDGIIQDNLILDTETKIAKFIYDNDEMFGELKQHSIAMLLNIKPETLSRKLKKFKEYGIIENIGSKLVVKNKEKIKEIFKW comes from the coding sequence ATGGAATTAAGTAGTCTTTTTTTATTCAGGGGGCTCAGTCCTGAAGAAATTAAAGAAATAGAAAAAATTACTATTGTTAAAAATTTAAAAAAAGACGAAATAGTGTTTTATGAAAAGGAAAATCCTGCTTATTTACATCTTTTAATCAGTGGTAGTGCAAGAGTATATAAAGTTGATAATAAAGGAAACGAACTAATAATACATAAATTCTTTCCCGTATCTCTTATAGCCGAACTTGCCAATTTTGAAAATATGCCGTATCCTGCAAACTGCGCAATGGATGAAGACGGTGTAATATTAAAAATAGAGTTTGAAAAATTCAAAAAATTTATGAAAAGCGGGGATGTCTGTTTTTCTATAATGAGTTCCCTTCTTAAAAAAATGAAGTTTCTTGACGGTATTATTCAGGACAACCTGATACTCGATACCGAAACAAAAATTGCTAAATTTATTTATGATAACGATGAAATGTTCGGAGAACTTAAACAACACAGTATTGCTATGCTTTTGAATATAAAGCCGGAGACACTCAGCAGAAAATTAAAAAAATTCAAAGAATATGGAATTATAGAAAATATTGGCAGTAAACTTGTTGTAAAAAATAAAGAGAAAATAAAAGAAATTTTCAAATGGTAG
- a CDS encoding chloride channel protein has translation MINIIKLFKLPLSKFSIFRNFLIASFITGTISGIFVVIYDLLTKYISRLLFFGDPLNSIHKLPMWYIFFIPIVSIIIINLIIAYDNSVKEYGVSEITEIVSENREMITLKNLFLKIVASALSIGSGFAVGNEGPSAAIGAMIASKIHKFMNLPQNLVKPLISVGASSGISAIFVSPITGIAFAIESIASNFVKSYISFIIVGSLSAFTISVQYLSSFTFIYSAGREIDFRYIYLTALFIPFITFFIYLYLILQDKILYLLNLKLFNKFGRFKDIIFAIIGGSVIASILILSPYAGFTGHNIVTMLINNEKIIPLFLIFELLFLRIIATTFSIYSNAIGGMFVPLMSIGALTGYVFGAIAFKFHVNIEPFYFAAIGAAVFMGVLMKLPFTSIVLALEITNDYNVVVATGFSVAIITYLTRLNFNIKKFNTININFSNLKIH, from the coding sequence ATGATAAATATCATAAAACTTTTCAAACTGCCTTTAAGTAAGTTTTCAATATTCAGAAATTTTTTAATAGCTTCTTTTATTACAGGTACTATAAGCGGTATTTTTGTCGTTATATATGACTTGTTAACGAAATATATATCAAGACTACTGTTTTTCGGAGATCCTTTAAATTCAATACATAAATTACCGATGTGGTATATCTTTTTTATTCCGATAGTGTCAATTATTATTATAAATCTGATTATTGCTTATGACAATAGTGTAAAAGAATACGGAGTTAGTGAAATTACCGAAATCGTTTCAGAAAACAGGGAAATGATTACGTTAAAAAATCTTTTTTTAAAAATTGTAGCTTCAGCACTTTCAATTGGTAGTGGCTTTGCAGTCGGAAACGAAGGTCCCTCAGCGGCAATAGGAGCCATGATTGCCTCAAAAATACATAAATTTATGAATTTACCTCAAAATCTTGTAAAACCACTTATTAGTGTAGGTGCAAGCAGCGGGATTTCCGCTATTTTCGTATCTCCTATTACAGGAATTGCTTTTGCAATTGAAAGTATCGCTTCTAATTTTGTAAAAAGTTATATCTCATTTATTATTGTCGGTAGTTTAAGTGCCTTTACAATTTCTGTACAATATCTTAGTTCTTTTACGTTTATATATTCAGCCGGACGTGAAATAGATTTTAGATATATATATTTAACCGCACTTTTTATTCCGTTTATTACTTTTTTTATCTATTTATATTTAATACTCCAGGACAAAATACTTTATTTACTAAATTTAAAGCTTTTTAATAAATTCGGAAGATTTAAAGATATTATATTTGCAATAATCGGTGGAAGTGTTATTGCCTCTATTCTTATATTAAGCCCTTACGCAGGATTTACAGGACATAACATTGTTACGATGCTTATTAATAATGAAAAAATAATTCCTCTTTTTTTAATATTCGAACTTCTTTTTTTAAGAATTATCGCCACTACGTTTTCAATATATTCTAATGCAATAGGAGGTATGTTCGTACCGCTGATGAGTATCGGAGCTCTTACCGGTTATGTATTCGGAGCTATTGCTTTTAAATTTCATGTAAATATTGAACCGTTTTATTTTGCAGCTATAGGTGCCGCCGTTTTTATGGGTGTACTTATGAAGCTGCCGTTTACTTCCATAGTACTCGCACTTGAAATCACCAATGATTATAATGTCGTGGTTGCTACCGGATTTAGTGTGGCTATAATTACATACCTTACAAGATTAAACTTCAATATTAAAAAATTTAACACAATAAATATAAATTTTTCAAATCTTAAAATCCATTGA
- a CDS encoding bacteriohemerythrin, whose product MLIEKVNPVAFEPMNEIHNRELEYVNRLYEAIENDSNVEKAYEEFLNDVKEHFAFEEKLMEKYNFFAIVPHKMEHDRILNELEELKKDLNDREYLKDYLTKSFVPWLENHINTIDTVTAGFFKMVNATI is encoded by the coding sequence ATGTTAATAGAAAAAGTGAATCCGGTTGCATTTGAGCCGATGAACGAGATACATAACCGTGAATTAGAATATGTAAACAGACTATATGAAGCAATTGAAAATGACAGCAATGTTGAAAAAGCGTACGAAGAGTTTTTAAACGATGTCAAGGAACATTTTGCTTTTGAAGAAAAACTTATGGAAAAATACAATTTTTTTGCAATAGTTCCGCATAAGATGGAACATGATAGAATCCTAAACGAGCTTGAAGAGCTTAAAAAAGATTTAAACGACAGAGAATACTTAAAAGATTATTTAACAAAGTCTTTCGTACCATGGCTTGAAAATCATATAAACACTATAGACACTGTAACAGCCGGATTTTTTAAAATGGTAAACGCTACCATTTGA
- a CDS encoding sterol desaturase family protein, with translation MKDFILKMTASKWNYYLSLCVDFLTAVVFLGLSIYYSTDIWASLGLFIVGVIFFTFLEYAVHAWLFHKNHPFKVFIEGHAHHHQNPFSYDAMPFFMSAVIASFFAWLFHFFMPSSDAFAIVGGMALGYFNYGIMHHIMHRREFASNYWRYMQEFHFVHHKKPLLNHGITTDIWDRVFGTYYQWTEEDLKGIEKLKRVKKKAS, from the coding sequence ATGAAAGACTTTATATTAAAGATGACGGCTTCGAAATGGAATTATTATTTAAGTTTGTGTGTTGATTTTTTAACAGCTGTGGTTTTTTTAGGCTTAAGTATTTATTATTCTACTGATATATGGGCAAGTTTGGGACTGTTTATTGTAGGTGTGATATTTTTTACATTTTTGGAATATGCGGTTCATGCATGGCTGTTTCATAAAAACCATCCTTTTAAAGTATTTATCGAAGGGCATGCGCATCACCATCAAAACCCTTTCAGTTACGACGCAATGCCGTTTTTTATGAGTGCGGTAATAGCATCGTTTTTTGCATGGCTTTTTCATTTTTTTATGCCGAGCAGCGACGCATTTGCAATTGTCGGAGGTATGGCACTCGGATATTTCAACTACGGAATCATGCATCATATTATGCACAGACGTGAATTTGCAAGCAATTACTGGAGATATATGCAGGAGTTTCATTTTGTTCATCATAAAAAACCTCTTTTAAACCACGGTATTACAACAGATATCTGGGACAGAGTTTTCGGTACATATTATCAATGGACTGAAGAAGATCTAAAAGGAATAGAAAAACTTAAAAGAGTAAAGAAAAAAGCTTCTTAA
- the hcp gene encoding hydroxylamine reductase has translation MFGLFGKKEENKTNACDLKFLCWQCEMSAPGGCGSHGESKGVCGKDSTKSRLQDLMTYGLRGLSAYREHARELIDMNNPDERAILTEIDDVIAETLYFTLTNVNFNFDEHIAQLMKVGNAGVKVMDLLSEAHTKALGIPAPVEVTQNKAEGKGILVSGHNLDMLEKLLKRIEERGLSDKINVYTHSEMLPAHGYPHLKKFKNLKGNIGKAWFDQTDIFSKWNGTCVVNTNCIVPPEKSPKVKNYIDRLYTYKIVGIEGAKKIENDNFDPLIDQTLELPDITGFDSDEKLVTGHHYKTVLDAYGAKVLDAIKEGKLKRVWVIAGCDAPGKKRDYFRELALAVPKDHIIITSSCGKFRFNDVDFGTVPGTDIPRYIDLGQCNDSNGAVHIALAVANALGVEDVNDLPVSIALLWMEQKAIIILLALLSLGIKDILIGPNAPQFADEAIVNFLVENFNFGVISGDIHKDFGKELAS, from the coding sequence ATGTTCGGATTATTCGGAAAAAAAGAAGAAAACAAAACTAACGCATGTGATTTAAAATTCCTTTGTTGGCAGTGTGAAATGTCTGCACCTGGCGGATGTGGAAGCCATGGTGAGAGCAAAGGTGTGTGTGGTAAAGACTCAACCAAATCAAGATTACAAGATTTAATGACTTACGGTCTAAGAGGTCTTAGCGCATACAGAGAACATGCAAGAGAATTAATTGACATGAACAATCCAGATGAAAGAGCGATTTTAACTGAAATTGATGATGTTATCGCTGAAACATTATATTTTACATTAACAAACGTAAACTTCAACTTCGACGAGCATATTGCTCAGCTTATGAAAGTTGGTAACGCTGGTGTAAAAGTTATGGACTTATTAAGCGAAGCTCATACAAAAGCGCTTGGGATCCCTGCACCTGTGGAAGTTACTCAAAACAAAGCTGAAGGTAAAGGTATCCTTGTATCAGGGCACAACCTTGACATGCTTGAAAAACTTCTAAAAAGAATTGAAGAAAGAGGACTAAGCGATAAAATTAACGTATACACTCACTCAGAAATGCTACCTGCACACGGTTACCCTCATTTGAAAAAATTCAAAAACCTAAAAGGTAACATCGGTAAAGCATGGTTCGACCAGACTGATATTTTCAGCAAATGGAACGGAACTTGTGTGGTAAATACTAACTGTATCGTACCGCCTGAAAAATCACCGAAAGTTAAAAACTACATCGATAGACTATACACTTACAAAATCGTAGGTATTGAAGGTGCTAAAAAAATCGAAAACGACAATTTCGATCCGCTAATCGATCAAACTTTAGAACTTCCAGACATTACAGGATTCGACAGTGATGAAAAACTTGTAACAGGACATCACTACAAAACTGTTCTTGACGCATACGGAGCAAAAGTTCTTGATGCTATTAAAGAAGGAAAACTAAAAAGAGTATGGGTTATCGCAGGATGTGACGCACCTGGTAAAAAAAGAGATTACTTCAGAGAATTAGCTCTTGCAGTACCTAAAGATCATATCATTATCACATCAAGCTGTGGTAAATTCAGATTTAACGACGTAGATTTCGGAACAGTACCTGGAACTGACATTCCAAGATACATCGACCTTGGTCAGTGTAACGACTCAAACGGTGCAGTTCATATCGCACTTGCAGTTGCAAACGCACTTGGTGTAGAAGATGTAAATGATCTTCCGGTATCAATCGCACTTCTATGGATGGAACAAAAAGCTATTATTATTCTATTAGCATTACTAAGCCTTGGAATAAAAGATATCCTAATCGGGCCAAACGCACCTCAATTCGCTGATGAAGCAATCGTTAACTTCTTAGTTGAAAACTTCAACTTCGGTGTAATCAGCGGTGATATCCATAAAGATTTCGGTAAAGAACTTGCTTCTTAA
- a CDS encoding SixA phosphatase family protein, whose protein sequence is MKILFIRHSLAMERDEWTGHDFERPLTDKGMKRAKKFFKHIKKIYPEIDYIITSKALRAKQTAEILRGFYNSEVYEETPLLYPGATFNDLKQAIKNKEGIIAIVGHEPDLSNFVKELMYAPNLKLKLRKPSLIEMEEGIMKALIQYRHFKDEHA, encoded by the coding sequence ATGAAAATATTGTTTATCAGACATTCTCTTGCCATGGAAAGAGATGAATGGACGGGACACGATTTTGAGAGACCTTTAACGGATAAAGGTATGAAAAGAGCGAAAAAGTTTTTTAAACATATTAAAAAAATATATCCGGAAATAGATTATATAATTACTTCAAAAGCCCTAAGGGCAAAGCAGACTGCGGAGATTTTAAGAGGGTTTTATAACAGTGAGGTGTATGAAGAAACTCCGCTTTTATATCCCGGAGCCACTTTTAACGATTTAAAGCAGGCAATAAAAAATAAAGAAGGAATAATTGCAATAGTAGGACATGAACCGGATTTGAGTAATTTCGTAAAAGAGCTGATGTATGCGCCGAATCTCAAACTAAAGCTCAGAAAACCGTCACTAATCGAAATGGAAGAGGGTATTATGAAAGCTCTTATTCAATACAGACATTTTAAGGACGAACATGCTTGA